From one Streptomyces spiramyceticus genomic stretch:
- a CDS encoding LAETG motif-containing sortase-dependent surface protein, protein MKLRRAMAIAAATAVIAPAAFLAAPVAYADGDPSAETSTSTPDTATDPDADTDPDTATDPSDATDPSDATDPSDPADTTDPADETDPADTTDPADTTDPADEDPADTTDPADETDPADEDPSDETDPATDPGDEDPATDPTDEDPSDEDPATDPGEDEDPTDPGDDEFPVCEEGSIQVTLGGFPSKVVAGSGWKNFTFNVKNTGKNDIESLGVYTVATYLDSAGPEDKLVDKYAHFEYKDPESGEWVNDFEGSGFNNGFFFGEFALDAGQKVTVDLRVMIDKGAPAGDGLAIAAGGYDNGAEDETYKCFENGNVYPFAVIKAGSEPGEVPDSKPSGEKPPADIKPQGEAKEIPVTGNLAETGSSSAMPMFALAGGAAVALGAGAMVVVRRRKAGSEA, encoded by the coding sequence ATGAAGCTTCGCCGTGCCATGGCCATTGCGGCCGCGACGGCCGTCATAGCTCCCGCCGCTTTCCTCGCGGCGCCGGTCGCCTACGCCGATGGCGACCCCTCTGCCGAGACCAGCACCAGCACGCCGGACACAGCGACCGACCCTGACGCCGACACGGACCCGGACACGGCCACCGACCCGTCGGACGCCACGGACCCGTCGGACGCGACCGACCCGTCCGACCCGGCCGACACCACCGACCCGGCCGACGAGACCGACCCGGCCGACACCACGGACCCGGCGGACACCACCGACCCCGCCGACGAAGACCCGGCCGACACGACCGACCCGGCGGACGAGACCGACCCCGCCGACGAGGACCCGTCGGACGAGACGGACCCGGCCACCGACCCGGGCGACGAGGACCCTGCCACGGACCCGACGGACGAGGACCCCTCGGACGAGGACCCGGCCACGGACCCCGGTGAGGACGAGGACCCGACCGACCCGGGCGACGACGAGTTCCCGGTCTGCGAAGAGGGCTCCATTCAGGTCACCCTCGGCGGCTTCCCGAGCAAGGTCGTGGCGGGCAGCGGGTGGAAGAACTTCACGTTCAACGTGAAGAACACCGGCAAGAACGACATCGAGAGCCTGGGCGTCTACACCGTCGCCACGTACCTCGACTCCGCCGGCCCCGAAGACAAGCTCGTCGACAAGTACGCCCACTTCGAGTACAAGGACCCCGAGTCCGGCGAGTGGGTCAACGACTTCGAAGGCTCCGGGTTCAACAACGGCTTCTTCTTCGGTGAGTTCGCGCTCGACGCGGGCCAGAAGGTCACCGTCGATCTCCGCGTGATGATCGACAAGGGCGCGCCCGCGGGTGACGGCCTCGCGATCGCCGCCGGTGGTTACGACAACGGCGCCGAGGACGAGACGTACAAGTGCTTCGAGAACGGAAACGTCTACCCGTTCGCGGTCATCAAGGCCGGTAGCGAGCCCGGCGAGGTCCCGGACTCGAAGCCGAGTGGCGAGAAGCCGCCGGCCGACATCAAGCCGCAGGGTGAGGCCAAGGAGATCCCGGTCACCGGCAACCTCGCCGAGACCGGTTCTTCGTCCGCGATGCCGATGTTCGCCCTGGCGGGCGGCGCGGCCGTCGCGCTCGGCGCCGGTGCGATGGTCGTCGTACGCCGCCGCAAGGCCGGTTCCGAGGCCTGA
- a CDS encoding chorismate mutase codes for MSILTATEKTGARTDEAADLIGNARERIDSLDDRIIGLIQERMAVSAVIQEARITSGGRRVNLSREMEVLAHYRDALGKPGTALAMTMLELCRGRI; via the coding sequence ATGAGCATCCTCACCGCCACTGAGAAGACCGGCGCCCGCACCGACGAGGCCGCCGACCTCATCGGCAACGCCCGCGAGCGCATCGACTCGCTCGACGACCGGATCATCGGTCTGATCCAGGAACGGATGGCCGTCTCGGCCGTCATCCAGGAGGCCCGGATCACCTCGGGCGGGCGCCGCGTGAACCTGTCCCGCGAGATGGAGGTCCTCGCCCACTACAGGGACGCGCTCGGCAAGCCCGGCACGGCGCTCGCCATGACGATGCTGGAGCTGTGCCGCGGCCGCATCTGA
- the guaA gene encoding glutamine-hydrolyzing GMP synthase: protein MPAVPPAAPDAVLVVDFGAQYAQLIARRVREARVYSEIVPSTMPVAEMLAKNPKAIILSGGPSSVYAEGAPTLDREIFESGVPVFGMCYGFQLMATTLGGTVDDNGAREYGRTPLAVSKTGSTLFEGTPTEQSVWMSHGDACSAAPEGFTVTASTDVVPVAAFENDEKKLYGVQYHPEVMHSTHGQQVLEHFLYRGAGIEPDWTTHNVVEEQIAAIQAQVGTKRAICGLSGGVDSAVAAALVQKAIGDQLTCVYVDHGLMRKGETEQVEKDFVAATGIQLKVVDAQERFLSALAGVSDPEEKRKIIGREFIRVFEQAQAEIVAEAGAEGEDVAFLVQGTLYPDVVESGGGTGTANIKSHHNVGGLPEDLEFELVEPLRQLFKDEVRMVGQELGLPEEIVQRQPFPGPGLGIRIVGEVTKERLDLLREADAIAREELTAAGLDRDIWQCPVVLLADVRSVGVQGDGRTYGHPIVLRPVSSEDAMTADWTRMPYDVLAKISTRITNEVADVNRVVLDVTSKPPGTIEWE, encoded by the coding sequence GTGCCAGCAGTGCCCCCCGCCGCCCCCGACGCCGTCCTCGTTGTCGACTTCGGCGCGCAGTACGCCCAGCTCATCGCCCGCCGTGTCCGTGAGGCCCGGGTCTACAGCGAGATCGTCCCGAGCACCATGCCGGTGGCGGAGATGCTGGCCAAGAACCCCAAGGCGATCATCCTCTCCGGTGGTCCGTCCTCCGTGTACGCCGAGGGCGCCCCGACCCTCGACCGCGAGATCTTCGAGTCCGGGGTCCCCGTCTTCGGCATGTGCTACGGCTTCCAGCTGATGGCCACGACGCTCGGCGGCACCGTCGACGACAACGGTGCGCGCGAGTACGGACGTACCCCTCTCGCCGTCTCCAAGACCGGCTCCACGCTCTTCGAGGGCACCCCCACCGAGCAGTCGGTGTGGATGTCGCACGGCGACGCCTGCTCGGCCGCGCCCGAGGGCTTCACCGTCACCGCGTCCACGGACGTCGTGCCGGTCGCCGCCTTCGAGAACGACGAGAAGAAGCTGTACGGCGTGCAGTACCACCCCGAGGTGATGCACTCCACGCACGGCCAGCAGGTCCTGGAGCACTTCCTCTACCGGGGCGCGGGCATCGAGCCCGACTGGACCACGCACAACGTCGTCGAGGAGCAGATCGCCGCCATCCAGGCGCAGGTCGGCACCAAGCGCGCCATCTGCGGTCTGTCGGGCGGCGTGGATTCGGCGGTCGCGGCAGCGCTCGTGCAGAAGGCCATCGGCGACCAGCTGACCTGCGTGTACGTCGACCACGGTCTGATGCGCAAGGGCGAGACCGAGCAGGTCGAGAAGGACTTCGTCGCGGCGACCGGCATCCAGCTGAAGGTCGTCGACGCGCAGGAGCGCTTCCTGAGCGCGCTCGCCGGGGTCTCCGACCCCGAGGAGAAGCGGAAGATCATCGGCCGCGAGTTCATCCGCGTCTTCGAGCAGGCCCAGGCGGAGATCGTCGCCGAGGCCGGCGCGGAGGGCGAGGACGTCGCGTTCCTCGTGCAGGGCACGCTCTACCCGGACGTGGTCGAGTCCGGCGGCGGCACCGGCACCGCGAACATCAAGTCCCACCACAACGTGGGCGGCCTCCCCGAGGACCTGGAGTTCGAGCTCGTCGAGCCGCTGCGCCAGCTCTTCAAGGACGAGGTCCGGATGGTCGGCCAGGAGCTCGGCCTCCCGGAGGAGATCGTCCAGCGCCAGCCGTTCCCCGGCCCCGGCCTCGGTATCCGCATCGTCGGTGAGGTCACGAAGGAGCGCCTCGACCTGCTGCGCGAAGCCGACGCGATCGCCCGCGAAGAGCTGACGGCGGCCGGTCTGGACCGCGACATCTGGCAGTGCCCGGTGGTGCTGCTCGCGGACGTACGGTCCGTTGGTGTCCAGGGTGACGGCCGGACGTACGGCCACCCGATCGTGCTGCGCCCGGTCTCGTCCGAGGACGCGATGACGGCGGACTGGACGCGGATGCCGTACGACGTACTGGCGAAGATCTCGACCCGCATCACGAACGAGGTCGCGGACGTGAACCGGGTGGTGCTCGACGTGACGTCGAAGCCGCCGGGCACGATCGAGTGGGAGTAG
- a CDS encoding class II aldolase/adducin family protein, which produces MTEMPAPVPVDQLQFAMPPTHATAAEERRYRKERLAAAFRLFGRYGYEEGVSGHITARDPHYPDCFWVNPFGLAFADMTVSDLILVNGEGQVVEGSRHVNQAAFTVHAQVHRARPDVVAVAHTHSVHGRALSALGELLDPITQEACAFYEDHALYDAYTGVSVDEEEGRWIAGALGANKAVILRNHGLLTVGDSVDAAAWWFISMERSCQVQLAARAAGRPVLIDHKDAVATREQLGSDLVAWINHQPLWRQISRAEPELLV; this is translated from the coding sequence ATGACCGAGATGCCCGCGCCCGTCCCCGTCGACCAGCTGCAATTCGCGATGCCGCCCACCCATGCGACCGCCGCCGAGGAACGCCGGTACCGCAAGGAACGGCTCGCCGCGGCGTTCAGGCTTTTCGGGCGGTACGGGTACGAGGAAGGGGTCTCGGGGCACATCACCGCGCGCGACCCGCACTACCCCGACTGCTTCTGGGTGAATCCCTTCGGTCTCGCCTTCGCGGACATGACCGTGAGCGATCTGATCCTCGTCAACGGGGAGGGCCAGGTCGTCGAAGGCAGCCGCCACGTCAACCAGGCGGCCTTCACGGTCCATGCCCAGGTGCACCGGGCCAGGCCGGACGTCGTGGCCGTCGCGCACACCCACTCCGTCCACGGCCGGGCCCTGTCCGCGCTCGGCGAGCTGCTCGACCCGATCACCCAGGAAGCCTGTGCTTTCTACGAGGACCACGCTCTGTACGACGCGTACACCGGAGTGTCCGTGGACGAGGAGGAAGGGCGCTGGATCGCCGGTGCGCTCGGCGCCAACAAGGCCGTCATCCTGCGCAATCACGGGCTGCTGACCGTCGGGGACTCGGTGGACGCGGCGGCCTGGTGGTTCATCTCGATGGAGCGCTCCTGTCAGGTGCAGCTTGCGGCGAGGGCGGCGGGCAGGCCCGTGCTGATCGACCACAAGGACGCGGTCGCCACCCGCGAGCAGCTCGGAAGTGATCTTGTTGCGTGGATCAACCACCAGCCGCTGTGGCGGCAGATCAGCCGCGCCGAGCCCGAACTGCTGGTGTAG
- a CDS encoding DoxX family protein gives MTDMGEGPRGRGGWKATASRYALLPLRVFLGVTFIYAGLDKITDDVFLSASGTGSIGEMMNAVRDSAAIPEMVDLALKNPEGFGLAIGAGEIAVGIGTLTGLLARLAALGGALISLSLWLTVSWQTEPYYYGNDLAYLMAWLPLLLAGASVLSVDAALAARRRRP, from the coding sequence ATGACGGACATGGGCGAGGGCCCGCGCGGGCGTGGCGGCTGGAAGGCGACCGCGAGCCGGTACGCGCTCCTGCCGCTTCGGGTCTTCCTCGGTGTCACCTTCATCTACGCGGGCCTGGACAAGATCACCGACGACGTCTTCCTCTCCGCGAGCGGCACCGGCTCGATCGGCGAGATGATGAACGCGGTACGCGACAGCGCGGCGATCCCGGAGATGGTCGACCTGGCCCTGAAGAACCCGGAGGGGTTCGGCCTCGCCATCGGGGCCGGTGAAATCGCCGTCGGCATCGGCACATTGACCGGCCTGCTCGCACGGCTCGCCGCGCTCGGCGGGGCGCTGATCTCGCTGAGCCTGTGGCTGACCGTGAGCTGGCAGACCGAGCCGTACTACTACGGGAACGACCTGGCCTACCTGATGGCGTGGCTGCCGCTGCTGCTGGCGGGAGCATCCGTGCTGTCCGTCGACGCCGCCCTGGCGGCGCGACGGCGCAGGCCGTAG